One stretch of Desulfobacterales bacterium DNA includes these proteins:
- a CDS encoding MBL fold metallo-hydrolase — MKITFLGTAGLVPGMGLKVTGSRGMLSMLIDNDTLLEVGDGALRNINAYGVDLNAIRRIMISHLHSDHFIGIVHVLFDMMNVCNRTEPLEIIGPAGIQEATQGLMDLCELPVADNEKRGYDLIFKELGESEHFEDVRTVRGEHPSEAHAYRIERDGRSLFYNGESSFTEPVIDLARGADLFMSTVVVVEPHSFHIAPEDLGKAATEAGVKRIAVVHWPTEYEENRDAFKTLILKHFEGEVHVPDDFTTIEI; from the coding sequence ATGAAAATTACGTTTTTAGGCACCGCCGGCCTCGTGCCCGGTATGGGGCTCAAAGTTACTGGATCACGCGGTATGCTCTCGATGTTGATTGATAATGACACCCTTTTGGAAGTCGGTGACGGGGCTTTAAGAAATATCAATGCCTACGGTGTTGATCTAAATGCCATCCGGCGTATTATGATTTCCCACCTGCACTCCGACCATTTCATCGGTATCGTACACGTGCTTTTCGATATGATGAATGTGTGCAACCGAACCGAACCACTTGAAATTATCGGACCGGCCGGCATTCAGGAAGCCACCCAGGGTTTGATGGATCTGTGTGAGCTTCCGGTGGCCGATAATGAAAAAAGGGGCTATGACCTCATATTCAAAGAGCTTGGCGAATCGGAACATTTTGAAGATGTCCGCACCGTGCGCGGGGAGCATCCTTCCGAGGCGCATGCTTATCGCATCGAACGCGATGGCCGCTCACTGTTTTACAACGGTGAGTCCAGTTTTACAGAACCGGTGATCGATCTTGCCCGGGGCGCGGATCTTTTTATGAGCACGGTCGTCGTAGTGGAACCCCATTCCTTTCATATCGCACCGGAAGATCTGGGCAAAGCAGCCACTGAGGCCGGCGTGAAACGCATCGCGGTGGTCCACTGGCCTACGGAATATGAAGAAAACAGAGATGCGTTCAAAACACTCATCCTGAAGCATTTTGAAGGCGAGGTGCATGTACCGGATGATTTCACCACGATTGAAATTTAA
- a CDS encoding ABC transporter permease, translating into MSNANEEALDFVWQPPTIKSKIFSQTTILGTISVLMVFVAWGLLVHFEVYRFVLFPSPAEVLEEGIIWVGSHVFWMDAAATTARVLGGVSVAYIVAIPLGLMIGWRKTFSDLTFPTLELLRPIPAPAYLPLAILLLPWEEASVAFIPFINAFFPVLLNTIVGVKMIDRDYFRAARCLGSSPKQIFWHVVLPGALPSISAGCAIGMGIGWMGAVVGEMITGKWGLGYRIWEAYILIQYPLIVNGMIAIGILGFGTSVLIRYLTVRLVPWRRAITESLEESITT; encoded by the coding sequence ATGTCCAATGCAAATGAAGAAGCCCTGGATTTTGTCTGGCAGCCGCCGACGATAAAATCCAAGATTTTTAGCCAAACGACAATCCTGGGCACTATATCGGTACTGATGGTATTTGTTGCATGGGGTTTGCTGGTTCATTTTGAGGTCTACCGCTTTGTGCTCTTTCCCAGCCCAGCTGAAGTATTGGAAGAAGGTATCATCTGGGTCGGCAGCCATGTTTTCTGGATGGACGCAGCCGCAACCACCGCGCGAGTCCTTGGCGGGGTATCGGTCGCATATATTGTTGCCATTCCGTTAGGATTGATGATCGGCTGGAGGAAAACATTTTCCGATCTGACCTTTCCAACACTCGAGCTTCTGCGCCCTATTCCGGCGCCGGCTTACCTGCCCCTGGCCATATTGCTTTTGCCCTGGGAAGAGGCGAGTGTGGCTTTTATTCCTTTCATCAATGCTTTTTTTCCGGTTCTGCTCAATACGATCGTGGGCGTAAAAATGATCGACCGTGACTATTTCAGAGCGGCACGTTGTTTGGGCTCTTCCCCCAAACAGATATTCTGGCATGTCGTATTACCCGGAGCCTTGCCTTCCATCTCTGCAGGATGTGCCATCGGCATGGGTATCGGTTGGATGGGGGCCGTCGTGGGAGAGATGATCACCGGAAAATGGGGTCTGGGCTACCGTATCTGGGAAGCCTATATCCTGATCCAATATCCGCTGATTGTAAACGGGATGATTGCCATCGGAATTCTCGGTTTTGGAACTTCTGTTTTGATTCGATATCTAACCGTGCGTCTGGTCCCATGGAGGCGCGCCATTACCGAATCTTTGGAAGAATCCATTACGACATAG
- a CDS encoding ABC transporter substrate-binding protein, with protein sequence MKLKHIILLLLVALFLIPSVPAFAAGKLIETDVITTEKMKIVWGYCPYGMLETSVMKEKQFYKKYLPNVEVDWFFGLWSVHLINNWIAGKLEIAYLGNMPAVMLQSKIKNTKWVGVAVYPHGDVGAVFVPKDSKIKSVKELDGATIATGVGSSHHRILEEIAKQENIKFNIVSQNPEVAVGNLEAGKLDAFCYWPPYIELVREKEVGKCIEPCNANKYEPYVNAIWPLLVSERFAKAHPDIVRGLVRADNDLHDFMKNHPDEAAEIVYNELERKIPLESLKRSLARYKYSNELTDEHIEVMQRDIDFLYEKKFLKKHFKAADWADNSFYK encoded by the coding sequence ATGAAATTAAAACACATCATTCTACTTTTACTTGTGGCTCTTTTTCTTATTCCTTCAGTTCCTGCCTTTGCTGCCGGTAAGCTAATAGAAACAGACGTCATCACCACCGAAAAAATGAAAATCGTCTGGGGCTATTGTCCGTATGGCATGCTGGAAACATCAGTCATGAAGGAAAAACAGTTTTATAAAAAATACCTCCCTAATGTTGAAGTTGATTGGTTTTTCGGCCTTTGGAGTGTTCATCTGATTAACAATTGGATTGCCGGAAAACTTGAAATTGCCTACCTCGGGAACATGCCCGCTGTCATGCTCCAATCCAAAATAAAAAACACCAAATGGGTTGGGGTTGCGGTTTATCCGCACGGTGATGTTGGTGCTGTCTTCGTACCAAAAGACTCCAAAATTAAAAGTGTAAAAGAACTGGACGGTGCGACTATCGCCACCGGTGTGGGTTCTTCACATCACCGCATTCTGGAAGAAATTGCCAAACAGGAAAATATTAAATTTAATATTGTCAGCCAGAACCCGGAAGTGGCTGTGGGCAATCTGGAAGCCGGCAAGCTGGACGCTTTCTGCTATTGGCCGCCCTACATCGAGCTTGTCCGCGAGAAAGAGGTCGGCAAGTGCATAGAGCCTTGCAACGCGAATAAATATGAACCCTATGTCAACGCCATCTGGCCGCTGCTTGTCAGTGAAAGATTTGCCAAAGCCCATCCGGATATCGTCAGAGGGCTCGTTAGGGCCGACAATGACCTGCACGACTTCATGAAAAACCATCCGGATGAAGCTGCCGAAATTGTTTACAATGAGCTGGAAAGAAAGATTCCGCTCGAATCACTAAAACGTTCGCTGGCCCGGTATAAATACTCAAATGAGCTGACGGACGAGCACATCGAAGTCATGCAGCGCGACATTGACTTTCTGTATGAAAAGAAGTTTCTCAAAAAACATTTCAAGGCAGCTGATTGGGCTGACAACAGTTTCTATAAATAA
- a CDS encoding uroporphyrinogen decarboxylase family protein produces MNKKERFDAVRQRKAPDYMPVWPRVMSQMLYSHGYLLPEVTGHDWYDSDKVTEAVLANIKEVDYDIAIPSYVDYGFGVPPLGGNIMIPEKFGLAAGTTEDQPVKSKDDWPRVQKLMAQYDVTKTDPRMAGCLEVMKNVSAAVGDEMPLVPMYYVGTTAAMFLFRPNEAFLEDTYDDPDWVAEMCDLATEWAIDWIGAQYEAGCNSVCFTAETMGTLMLSPKMCIEFNLPCVKKLVEAVRKNHNQATWLHIHGDMTTPKAFEYLELLVKEAGVEGFHFDEFNPPDWIKTEVIDKLGVPACIITDGADIVKGPPETIDAQVKDQISKIGDGLGVMMAPSCQVLPATPQENFKTWVDATHQHGKYPLA; encoded by the coding sequence ATGAATAAAAAGGAGCGATTTGATGCGGTAAGGCAGCGCAAAGCGCCGGATTACATGCCGGTGTGGCCGCGGGTCATGTCTCAGATGCTATACAGTCACGGGTATTTACTGCCCGAGGTCACCGGTCATGACTGGTATGACTCAGATAAGGTCACCGAGGCGGTATTGGCCAATATCAAAGAAGTCGACTACGACATCGCCATCCCCTCCTATGTGGACTACGGGTTCGGTGTTCCACCGCTGGGCGGCAACATTATGATTCCGGAAAAATTTGGTTTGGCCGCAGGCACCACCGAGGATCAACCGGTAAAGAGCAAAGACGACTGGCCGAGGGTGCAAAAGCTGATGGCCCAATACGATGTCACCAAGACCGACCCGCGCATGGCCGGCTGTCTTGAAGTAATGAAAAACGTATCGGCCGCCGTCGGCGATGAGATGCCACTGGTGCCGATGTATTATGTAGGCACCACCGCAGCCATGTTTTTGTTTCGGCCCAACGAGGCCTTTTTAGAGGACACCTATGATGATCCGGACTGGGTGGCGGAAATGTGTGATCTGGCCACAGAGTGGGCCATCGACTGGATCGGTGCTCAGTATGAAGCCGGTTGCAATTCGGTTTGTTTTACCGCCGAGACCATGGGCACCTTGATGCTCAGCCCCAAGATGTGCATCGAGTTCAACCTGCCGTGCGTTAAAAAGCTGGTTGAAGCGGTCAGAAAAAATCACAACCAGGCCACCTGGCTGCACATTCACGGGGATATGACCACCCCCAAGGCCTTTGAATATCTAGAGTTGCTGGTTAAAGAAGCCGGTGTGGAAGGTTTTCATTTTGACGAGTTCAACCCACCGGATTGGATCAAGACCGAAGTCATCGACAAGTTAGGGGTGCCAGCCTGCATCATTACCGACGGAGCCGACATTGTTAAAGGGCCGCCGGAAACAATTGATGCGCAGGTTAAAGATCAGATCTCTAAAATCGGCGATGGGCTGGGAGTGATGATGGCGCCCAGCTGCCAGGTGCTGCCGGCCACCCCTCAGGAAAATTTTAAGACCTGGGTGGATGCCACCCATCAACACGGTAAATATCCGCTTGCATAA
- a CDS encoding DUF169 domain-containing protein, whose product MSLEKYHKMGEIMDRFLRPNTFPVAYKLIKDESEIPEKALRPLKNYKTRLLICQCLHLTKTTGRTHALLTEDNYCLEGSCAHGWAKKPPYMLDGTAIYPRLVPDLEVAKKFENDKPLIPPDKGYIGVVMSPLGWTKIEPDLILLSLNAARMNRVIEGICDQTAEKIVAENSGRGGLCCWGIAPAMNTGKPTYVIPTFGEYRFTGDSDDDMWFILPVAYLEPLVKGFEHMHKAGWRYPIPRFVEHEPRWPDGMYGWETYEAFQEKEGKGEKYEDYKDDWFGTYTDKDWFEK is encoded by the coding sequence ATGTCACTAGAAAAATATCACAAAATGGGCGAAATTATGGATCGATTTTTAAGACCCAACACCTTTCCCGTCGCCTACAAATTAATCAAAGATGAAAGCGAAATCCCAGAGAAGGCGCTGCGTCCGTTGAAAAATTATAAAACCCGCCTGTTAATCTGTCAGTGCCTGCATCTGACCAAGACCACCGGTAGAACCCACGCCTTGCTGACTGAGGATAATTATTGCCTCGAAGGGTCCTGTGCCCACGGGTGGGCAAAAAAGCCTCCATACATGCTAGACGGCACGGCCATCTATCCCCGACTGGTGCCGGACCTTGAAGTCGCCAAAAAATTTGAAAACGACAAACCCTTAATCCCTCCGGACAAAGGCTATATCGGGGTTGTCATGTCACCCTTGGGCTGGACAAAAATAGAACCCGATCTGATTCTGTTGAGCTTAAATGCCGCCAGGATGAACCGCGTTATCGAGGGCATCTGTGATCAAACCGCAGAGAAAATCGTGGCCGAGAACAGTGGCCGCGGCGGGCTTTGCTGCTGGGGCATTGCACCGGCGATGAATACCGGTAAACCCACCTATGTTATCCCAACCTTTGGTGAATATCGCTTTACCGGCGACAGTGATGACGATATGTGGTTTATCCTGCCGGTAGCCTATCTCGAACCGCTGGTCAAAGGCTTTGAACATATGCATAAAGCCGGCTGGCGTTATCCGATTCCGCGATTTGTCGAACATGAGCCCCGCTGGCCGGACGGCATGTACGGCTGGGAAACCTACGAAGCCTTTCAAGAGAAAGAAGGAAAGGGCGAGAAGTACGAAGACTATAAGGATGACTGGTTTGGAACCTATACGGATAAAGACTGGTTTGAAAAATAA
- a CDS encoding ABC transporter permease has translation MSDHTVTNESLFWHQIYRRFVNWSLFRQIMSFVLFLVLWSLIVVAVDYFAQIPTPKAVFLALFELPFSVVFINMLKSFFRVLAGFFLGIIIGFPIGVAIGYSKVAKGLIFPAFEMVRPIPPIAWIPATVLFFVHIESQIIFLTFYGAFFPIVYNTMGGISEVDIRLPRAAMSFGLNRRQMLWKVILPAAMPQIFTGMKLAMGITWILVVAAEMMANKGGMGYYVWYNHTVMDYPHVVLGMGIIGLCGAICSIGIAWVGNYFTRWQRIF, from the coding sequence GTGTCCGATCACACCGTCACCAATGAATCACTATTTTGGCACCAAATCTACCGAAGATTCGTTAACTGGAGCCTTTTTAGACAAATCATGTCATTTGTCTTGTTTTTAGTACTCTGGAGTCTCATTGTCGTTGCCGTGGATTATTTTGCACAGATCCCGACGCCCAAGGCCGTTTTCCTGGCCTTGTTCGAGCTGCCTTTCAGTGTCGTATTCATTAATATGCTGAAAAGCTTTTTCAGAGTTTTAGCCGGATTTTTTCTGGGAATCATCATCGGATTTCCCATCGGTGTGGCCATTGGATATTCAAAGGTTGCAAAAGGTCTTATCTTTCCGGCCTTTGAAATGGTGCGCCCGATACCACCCATTGCCTGGATACCGGCAACCGTGTTGTTCTTTGTTCATATTGAGTCTCAGATTATCTTTTTGACTTTTTATGGGGCCTTTTTCCCCATTGTCTATAACACCATGGGGGGCATTTCCGAAGTTGATATTCGATTGCCCAGGGCGGCAATGTCATTCGGACTCAACAGGAGACAAATGCTGTGGAAAGTCATTTTACCGGCAGCCATGCCACAAATCTTCACCGGTATGAAACTGGCCATGGGAATTACCTGGATTCTGGTCGTCGCGGCGGAGATGATGGCCAATAAAGGGGGCATGGGCTATTACGTCTGGTATAATCATACTGTAATGGACTATCCGCATGTTGTTTTGGGCATGGGGATCATCGGCCTGTGCGGGGCGATTTGCTCTATTGGCATCGCCTGGGTGGGTAATTACTTCACCAGATGGCAACGGATTTTTTAG
- a CDS encoding TRAP transporter large permease subunit produces MDPFHVGIASVIGLLILLGCGVPVAVSLGISGFFGLMFALGPNFALSIVQTLPYSVVANYSWAVLPLFVLMGTLAASAGLTMDLFRAANMWLSRLRGGLYLAVIAGSAGFAAASGSTVVNSVVFTRLALPEMLKYKYSRSLSLGCICAAGTFAAMIPPSLTMVIYAIITEQSIGKLLLAGVIPGIISAILYAILIFSLVRFKPSLAPAIPEVRHSLMEKMKSLKGVWGIVLLILLVLGGIYSGLFPPSGAGAVGAFGTFMIALFKLGPKKGWLMEGLRNSAAVACTIFTILIGGLIFSRLLVITGVVTEFTQFVSSHIHTAAGIMVAFSLMYIIMGCYLDTASMMIITLPFVFPVIMQYGINPIWFGIIFVKVIEISVITPPVGLNLYAVMSGAGKDANFRDLVFGVIPFIIMDVITLTILIVFPGLSTWLPETMMGS; encoded by the coding sequence ATGGATCCGTTTCACGTCGGTATCGCATCAGTTATCGGACTACTAATTTTATTGGGCTGTGGTGTACCGGTCGCAGTTTCCCTGGGTATTTCCGGTTTCTTTGGATTGATGTTTGCTTTGGGGCCCAATTTTGCACTTTCAATCGTGCAAACCCTTCCCTACAGTGTTGTTGCCAATTATTCCTGGGCGGTCCTGCCGCTTTTTGTTCTGATGGGCACTTTGGCGGCGTCGGCCGGTCTCACAATGGACCTGTTTCGAGCCGCCAACATGTGGCTCAGTCGGCTGCGGGGCGGCCTTTATCTGGCGGTGATCGCCGGCTCTGCAGGGTTTGCAGCTGCTTCCGGATCGACGGTGGTCAACTCGGTGGTTTTCACCCGGCTGGCTCTGCCGGAAATGCTGAAGTATAAATATTCAAGGTCGCTATCACTGGGATGTATCTGCGCGGCAGGGACGTTTGCCGCTATGATTCCTCCAAGCCTGACAATGGTCATCTACGCCATCATCACCGAACAGTCTATCGGCAAACTTTTGCTCGCCGGAGTCATTCCCGGTATCATCTCCGCGATTCTTTATGCAATATTGATTTTTTCGCTGGTGCGATTTAAGCCTTCCCTGGCGCCAGCCATACCTGAGGTACGACACAGTTTAATGGAGAAAATGAAATCCCTTAAAGGTGTCTGGGGAATCGTGCTTCTCATCCTGCTGGTGCTCGGCGGAATTTATTCCGGGCTGTTTCCGCCTTCCGGCGCCGGAGCAGTGGGCGCCTTCGGAACATTTATGATCGCCCTGTTCAAACTCGGGCCGAAAAAGGGCTGGCTGATGGAAGGTCTGCGGAATTCGGCTGCGGTGGCATGCACTATTTTCACCATATTGATCGGCGGATTAATTTTTTCCCGGCTGCTGGTCATCACCGGTGTCGTCACCGAGTTTACCCAGTTTGTTTCCAGTCACATCCACACGGCCGCCGGCATTATGGTGGCCTTCAGCCTGATGTATATCATTATGGGGTGTTATCTGGATACCGCTTCCATGATGATCATCACTCTGCCCTTTGTATTTCCGGTCATTATGCAGTACGGCATCAATCCGATCTGGTTCGGCATTATCTTTGTGAAGGTCATTGAAATCTCCGTTATCACACCACCGGTCGGCTTGAATCTTTACGCCGTGATGAGCGGTGCCGGCAAGGATGCCAATTTCAGAGATCTCGTGTTCGGGGTTATCCCTTTTATAATAATGGATGTGATTACATTGACGATTTTAATTGTTTTCCCGGGCCTGTCGACCTGGCTTCCGGAAACCATGATGGGTAGTTAA
- a CDS encoding TRAP transporter small permease, translating to MTEKKKKSLLDRTNEIGAVLSGVALLLMMIMGALDVFLGKVFNTPVPGTFEATEALMVVSAFLAIAYNQQVRGHIRVELFTSRMRPKLQLKFEVLNYFLSALFFFLLTWQGWRFGIESLRVGEYESGLIAFPVYPAKLLLALGLTLMTLQCLRDLVTAFKNIFNPETNHTT from the coding sequence ATGACAGAGAAAAAGAAAAAAAGTCTGTTGGACCGGACAAATGAAATCGGCGCGGTGCTGTCGGGTGTTGCGCTGCTGCTCATGATGATCATGGGAGCCCTGGATGTGTTTCTGGGCAAGGTGTTTAACACACCCGTACCCGGAACATTCGAAGCAACCGAGGCCCTAATGGTCGTGAGTGCTTTTCTGGCGATTGCATACAATCAGCAGGTTCGCGGCCACATCCGGGTCGAATTATTTACATCCAGAATGCGCCCCAAGCTGCAGCTGAAATTTGAGGTCCTTAACTATTTTCTATCAGCCCTTTTTTTCTTTTTACTGACCTGGCAGGGCTGGCGATTTGGTATCGAAAGCCTTAGAGTCGGGGAATATGAATCGGGACTGATTGCCTTTCCGGTTTACCCCGCAAAGTTATTGCTCGCGCTGGGTTTGACCCTAATGACCCTACAGTGTTTGCGGGATCTGGTGACGGCATTCAAAAATATTTTCAATCCCGAGACCAATCATACGACTTAG
- a CDS encoding dihydropteroate synthase yields the protein MADVLTTTVRSASKEVSFSRELPTAIIGERINPTGRKKLQEELKAGNFDTVKADALAQIEAGAAILDVNAGVPGADEPALLVQMIEVLSELTDVPLCIDTANVKALEAALAVYAGKALVNSVNGEEEKLEKILPLIKQYDAAVIGLTMDDEGIPKTLEKRIEIAGKIMDRAAKVGIAAQDIVIDPLAMSIGADDQAGKMALDAVEAIVKDYGVNITMGCSNISFGIPDRELLNGAFLAMAIRCGLTCPITNPLFDEVVISILAADLAMGRDEFATNWIGGYRKRQKAAQK from the coding sequence ATGGCAGACGTACTGACGACAACCGTAAGATCAGCATCAAAGGAAGTTTCCTTCAGCCGTGAGTTGCCGACGGCGATTATCGGTGAGCGCATCAACCCCACCGGCCGCAAAAAGTTGCAGGAGGAGCTCAAGGCCGGTAATTTTGACACGGTCAAAGCCGATGCGCTGGCGCAGATTGAAGCCGGTGCGGCCATCTTGGACGTCAATGCCGGTGTGCCGGGCGCCGATGAGCCGGCGCTGCTGGTGCAGATGATCGAGGTGCTCAGCGAGTTGACCGATGTGCCGCTTTGCATTGACACGGCTAATGTTAAAGCGCTGGAGGCCGCGCTGGCGGTTTATGCGGGCAAAGCGCTGGTCAACTCTGTCAACGGTGAAGAAGAAAAGCTGGAAAAGATTTTGCCGTTGATCAAACAATACGATGCGGCGGTCATCGGTTTGACCATGGATGATGAGGGTATTCCCAAGACGCTGGAAAAACGCATCGAGATCGCCGGCAAAATCATGGATCGCGCCGCCAAAGTCGGTATTGCTGCCCAGGACATTGTCATCGATCCTTTGGCGATGTCGATCGGCGCCGACGATCAGGCCGGCAAGATGGCGCTGGATGCGGTCGAGGCGATTGTCAAAGACTATGGGGTCAACATCACCATGGGCTGCAGCAACATATCATTTGGCATCCCGGATCGCGAGTTGCTCAACGGAGCGTTTTTGGCCATGGCGATCCGCTGCGGGCTAACCTGCCCGATCACCAATCCGCTGTTTGATGAGGTAGTCATCTCGATTCTGGCCGCCGATCTGGCCATGGGTCGTGACGAATTTGCCACCAACTGGATCGGTGGTTACCGCAAACGCCAAAAAGCCGCTCAAAAATAG
- a CDS encoding phenylacetate--CoA ligase family protein → MRFATKELNTFSEEQIKEYQEKRLRRQLTYSFENSEFYQKKFQDCGAHPEDIKTLEDFRKLPIMMTKQDERDSQHESLERFGHPFGMHLCAPLDSLELTSTTSGTSGTPTFTYTFSRRDINGPVADLWAFMFKAANINPGDRVLFAYALGVYATSMLLWGIRKMGALPIDVDVRGGADAILQFAQLTKPVSFATTPSLAEFMIGRAPTTIGKEVGELGFDSLLLCGEPGPGIPEVKERLESAYGARVYDYWAPGGLGFGLSCDSNEYHGLHCYAPDYNLFQDDLIDVSTREPIDSVDGAIGEAVHTSLDRDACPIIKYAYGDIVQVITDTCPECGFPGKRLKFVGRSDDMLIVKGANVYPAAIQEIVNSFFPRVTGAMKIVLDEKPPRVVPPLKIKVEYAEGMQQNQLDTLAKEIKSACSHSIKINPQVIWVPPNTFEKSLRKTSPFEKTFE, encoded by the coding sequence ATGCGGTTTGCAACTAAAGAGTTAAACACATTTTCAGAAGAACAAATCAAAGAGTACCAGGAAAAGCGGCTGCGTCGACAGCTCACATACAGTTTTGAAAATTCAGAATTTTATCAAAAAAAATTCCAGGATTGTGGCGCACATCCTGAAGACATAAAGACACTGGAAGATTTCCGTAAACTGCCCATCATGATGACCAAACAGGACGAGCGCGATAGTCAGCATGAATCGCTGGAACGTTTCGGGCACCCCTTTGGAATGCATCTGTGTGCGCCCCTGGACTCACTGGAATTGACGTCGACCACCTCCGGGACCAGTGGCACACCGACGTTTACCTATACTTTTTCCAGACGGGATATCAACGGTCCCGTGGCCGACCTGTGGGCCTTTATGTTCAAGGCCGCGAATATCAACCCGGGGGATCGCGTGCTGTTTGCCTATGCCCTTGGCGTTTATGCCACCAGCATGCTGCTGTGGGGGATCAGAAAAATGGGCGCTTTACCGATCGACGTGGACGTTCGCGGCGGAGCGGATGCCATTTTACAATTTGCACAGCTCACCAAACCCGTTTCTTTCGCCACCACACCTTCCCTGGCTGAATTTATGATTGGCAGAGCGCCGACCACTATCGGCAAAGAAGTGGGTGAGCTCGGGTTTGATTCTCTGCTTCTGTGCGGCGAACCGGGGCCCGGTATTCCGGAAGTCAAGGAGCGCTTGGAATCGGCCTATGGCGCCCGGGTTTATGATTACTGGGCACCGGGGGGATTGGGGTTCGGTCTTTCCTGTGATTCGAACGAATATCATGGCCTGCATTGCTATGCGCCGGATTACAATTTATTTCAAGATGATTTAATCGACGTGTCGACGCGAGAGCCCATCGATAGTGTTGACGGCGCCATCGGTGAGGCTGTGCACACTTCTCTTGATCGAGACGCCTGTCCGATCATCAAGTATGCTTATGGAGACATTGTCCAGGTGATCACTGACACATGTCCTGAATGCGGTTTTCCGGGCAAACGCTTAAAATTTGTGGGGCGATCCGATGATATGCTGATCGTCAAAGGCGCTAACGTATATCCGGCCGCCATTCAGGAGATTGTCAACTCTTTTTTCCCGCGTGTCACGGGTGCCATGAAAATCGTGCTTGATGAAAAGCCCCCGCGGGTCGTACCGCCGCTGAAAATCAAAGTGGAATATGCTGAGGGCATGCAGCAGAATCAATTGGATACACTGGCAAAAGAAATCAAGTCGGCCTGCAGTCACAGCATAAAAATCAACCCCCAAGTCATCTGGGTGCCGCCCAACACGTTTGAAAAATCGCTGCGCAAAACCTCTCCTTTTGAAAAAACCTTTGAATAA
- a CDS encoding corrinoid protein: MSDFPELTQAVIDGNRNKVVEIVNAEVEKGTTPQALLSDFMIPGMLHVGDLMQEGEYFIPEVLRSAKAMKGALEILEPLLAESGGAESAGYIVIGSVDGDIHDIGKNLVAMLLKGSGFEVNDVGVSVKTETFIEALNEKEGPVLLGMSALITPTLDEMPVVIKAVEEAGLRDRVKIMVGGAPVTQEFCDEIGADGMAEDAAAAVTLAKQLLTD, encoded by the coding sequence ATGTCTGATTTTCCCGAACTAACCCAGGCGGTCATCGACGGCAATCGCAACAAGGTGGTTGAGATTGTCAATGCAGAAGTAGAAAAAGGCACCACCCCTCAGGCGCTGTTATCCGACTTTATGATTCCCGGCATGCTGCATGTGGGCGATCTGATGCAGGAGGGTGAATATTTTATTCCCGAGGTATTGCGTTCGGCCAAAGCCATGAAGGGCGCTTTGGAGATTTTGGAGCCGCTTTTGGCTGAAAGCGGCGGCGCGGAGTCAGCCGGCTATATTGTCATCGGCTCTGTCGACGGCGACATTCACGATATCGGCAAAAATCTGGTGGCCATGTTGCTCAAGGGCAGTGGCTTTGAGGTCAACGATGTGGGTGTGTCGGTGAAAACCGAGACATTTATCGAAGCGCTCAATGAAAAAGAAGGGCCGGTTTTGCTGGGTATGTCAGCGCTGATCACCCCTACTCTGGATGAAATGCCGGTGGTGATCAAGGCTGTCGAGGAGGCCGGACTGCGGGATCGGGTCAAAATCATGGTGGGCGGAGCGCCGGTCACCCAGGAGTTTTGCGATGAGATCGGTGCCGACGGCATGGCTGAAGACGCCGCGGCTGCAGTCACTCTGGCAAAGCAGCTGCTGACCGACTAG
- a CDS encoding thioredoxin family protein yields MIEKIQFYTAGCPRSQISEKNLKKAMGKLGIEFEVESIDDPKVHEADGVSAFPAIKINGDIKSEGKFITVDQCEEILDEYK; encoded by the coding sequence ATGATTGAAAAAATTCAATTTTACACTGCCGGCTGTCCCCGGTCACAGATCTCGGAGAAAAATTTAAAAAAGGCCATGGGCAAGCTGGGCATTGAGTTTGAGGTCGAAAGCATTGATGATCCAAAAGTTCATGAAGCAGACGGGGTATCGGCCTTTCCGGCTATAAAGATCAACGGCGACATCAAGTCCGAAGGGAAATTCATCACAGTTGATCAGTGTGAAGAAATTTTGGACGAATACAAATAA